GATTTATTCGAAGAAATACGTGTGGCCTCTCGCGGCGGAGTCTGCGACTACTACGGCATTACGTGGGAGAAGATAGACGACAACGACGGTATCTTCTGGCCGTGTCCCTCGCCTGAACATCCCGGCACTCCACGCCTGTACGAGGGATGGAAATTCGGACATGCAGACGGCAAAGCACATTTCCTGCCCGTCGAGTGGCGGCCATCGGCGGAGATGCCGGATGGCGAGTATCCGCTCATACTGACCACAGGACGAGTCGTATCCCAATTCTTGTCCGGGACGCAAACGCGTCGGATCGGAGCCTTGGTGGATCAGTATTCCCAGCCTCTCTGTGAACTTCACCCGCGCCAGGCGGAGAAGCTTGGGATCGCCGATGGCGACTTCGTGAGAGTCGAGTCTCGTCGCGGGGAGGTTGTGGTACGCGCGCGCGTGGTCAAGACGATTCGGCCAGACACGGTCTTCATCCCATATCACTGGCCGCTCGATCGGGCCGCCAATAATCTTACGGTGCGGGCCATTGACCCCGTGTCGGGCATCCCCGAGTACAAGGTGTGCGCGGTACGCGTTTCTAAGACGGCCGAACCGGCAGACTCGATCGCGCAGCTTGAGGTGCAGGCCGGAGGCGTGCGATGAGCGAACGCGCCTTCTTTATCGACTACTCGCGTTGCATAGGCTGCGAGGCGTGCGTCCAGGCTTGCGGGGAATGCGACACGCATCGCGGTGTGTCGATGATTCACCTCGAAACCATTCGTCGCAGCGAGAGCGTGCAGACTGCGCCCCAGGTCTGCATGCATTGTGAAGACCCTATCTGCGCGCGTGTTTGTCCGGCGGACGCGATCAAAAAGACGCCTGACGGTGTGGTGCAGAGTTCGCTGAAGCCGCGCTGTATAGGCTGCTCAAACTGTGTCGTATCCTGCCCCTTTGGCGTGCCCAAGTATGAGGCGGAGATCGACCAGATGATGAAATGCGACATGTGCTATGACCGTTCGAGTGTAGGGAAAAAGCCCATGTGCGCCACGGTCTGTCCTTCAGGGGCGCTTACCTTTGCGACGATGGAAGAGATTCAGCGCACGCGTCGCGGCATTCCCATCAATAGCTGGAAGTTCGGCAAGGAAGAGGTCAAAACGAAGGTCTTTGTCATGGTGCCGCGGAAAATTGAGCGCGTCGATATCGACCTGGTGCAGATCACGTCAACGCCCTCGCCGCTGCAGGACGACCCGTACGATGTCGCACTGATGCTGGAGGAATCATAAATGGAACCCGAGAACCTGGAAGAGTGCGCTCATTGCAGCAAGTCCACAACGCCGTCGAACACGCCGAAGTGGCGCCGCGATTTTCCCATTGAGTGGGAGGGCGACCACTACGTGAGCCGCCGCGAGATGGTGAAGTTCCTCACTCTGGGCTCGCTCCTCATCACGGTCGGGAACTGGATAACGGTGGCCATCGGCCGTGTACGCCCGCGCGAGGTTAGCGTTGCCGGTGGGCGGTACGTTGGTTCGGCCGCTGCTCTGGACCAAATGGGCTCGATCCTTTTCCGCTTTCCGACCGACAACGATCCCTGCATAGCGGTGCGCGCCGCCGACGGAAAGATACATGCCTACTCGCAGGTATGTACGCATCTTTCTTGTGCTGTCGTTTATGACAAGCGGGAGAACGCACTCGTCTGCCCCTGCCATCGTGGGTACTTCAACATCGAGGAAGGAATGCCGATGGCCGGCCCACCGACGCGTGCGCTGCCGCGCGTGCTCGTGCAGCAGGAGGGCGACAAACTGTTCGCCACGGAGCTTCTCGTATGAACGGCGAACGCAGGCAGGGAACAACTCTTTTCACGGCGATTCTAATTCTCGTCGCCAGCGTCGTCGTTGTGCAGTTGTGGTTACTGACGGTCTCGATGGAGGCTCTGCTGGCGGGACAGACGCGCACGCTCGTCCCTGCGGCGCTCGGCTCAACCTTGCTGCTCGCCATCAATGCCGGCCTGCTCAGGTACGTCTTTCGCTTCGACGCGAACATTGAACGGACATCGCGCGAAGAGTAGGACTGCGCCTGGCGCACCGCTGCGGCTCGCATCCGAAATCCCTGCGCACTGCTGGATCATCTATGCGACGGCCACGGCCTCGACGATCGAGTAGGGGCTACTGGTTGGAATCACTTGCTTAAGGCGGAAGCCTGCACTGGCAAGAAGTGTCTTGTGTTCCGCAATCCTCCGTTCTCGTCCTCCGGTCATGACAAGCATGTTGACATCGAGAGCTTTGGCGAGGTGGGGCCCCGGCGTTTCCGGAATAACGGTTTCGATGATTAGAACTGTCGCCCCGGGTTGCGCGGCGCGGCGAATGCCCGCAAGGATCTGCTTCGCATCCGCCTCATTCCAGTCATGCAGAACGTCCATCAGCAGGTAGGCGTCTGCGGCAGGGATCGGATCGCGGAAGAAATTGCCGCCGTGCCGCTCAATGCAGGCGGTATCCTTCGGCGCTTCGGCAATGACGTGCGGCTGGTCGAACAGCACTCCCGTTGCGGATGGAGCGGTTTGCAGGATCGCAAGCAGCAAATGCCCCTTTCCGCCACCGATGTCGGCGATGCGGTTGAAACGGGAGAAATCGTAGGAGCTCAAAACCGCGGGGATTTCGCGTTGCGCCTTGCCCGCCATCCCGGCGTTGAACACGCGACTTTCCTCGGGATGCTTCGCCAAGTACGCGAACCCGCCGTTCGGATCGAGCTTCAGCACCGCAGGTTCAGTAGTGCGCAGCGAGTGTTCCAGTTCACCCCAACTCCGCCACACGAACGGAAGCCCCATGAGTCGCAGGAAGTGCCGGACAGACTGAGGGTGGTCGTCGCGAAGCAGTCTGGATGCCGGGGTGTGTGCCCAGGCGCCATCGTGAGCTTCGAAGATTCCGTGCGATGCGAGCAGGCGTAGCACACGGCCAAGCGCAACCGGATGTGCTCCGGTGCTCGTAGCCAGTTGTTCGGTTGTTCGCGGCGCATCATCGAGCGCATCGGCAACGCCCATTTCGGCGACCACCTGCAGGCTGCGCGAAATCCAGAATGCTGTGCCGAGTGCGAGAATTTGTTCGTGAGGTGTAGTTTCGGTCATCGTCTCTCCCAATCCACCCCGCCCCTGAGCCTGCGATAGCAAAGCGAGTTGCGGGAAGTTGGATGCACAAACCTTAGATTGGCACGTTCTAAATCTGCATTGATGTGACTGGTGCCGACACTGGAGGTGCCTTAGCCGCGCAAAATAAGCGCGACAAAAAAGAAGGGCGGCCGCAATGGCCGCCCTGATAGTGCGCTTCGAACGTAAATTACGGGCGTGCTCCCCCTAGAGACAGGTAGCCGCGCACGTTCTCACGAAGGATCTGCGGGAACGTCTTGTCGAGATTCGAGCGGATCGCGACGTAGCACTGGTCGCAAGTGTTGGTGTTGGTGAATTCTTCAACCATCTTCCAGTGGTCTTCCAGTTTGAACTTCTTGAAGACCATGGAGCAGGGCTGAAGCCAACCGTCGCTGGTCACCACGAGGAAGCGATGACCTGCGCGGCAGCCCGGCATTGCGCCATTCGTAAAGAACTCTCGCGTGGCATCGATGGTGCTCTTCGCGCTGACGATCCAGTTCGTGCTGTCGCGCCGCTGCTCGATCCGGTCGAACTCCCGGTTAAGTATGGGGAGTTGTTCGGGCGTCGGCGAAAGCTCCTTACACCCGGTGCGCCGAGACGTGTAGGAGCTGTAACAAATATTGACTCCCCACTCCTTAGCCTTGTCGGCCAAACGGTTGATCTCCGGCAGGTTCTCGCTGTGGATGCAGGAGTTGAGCACGATGTTATCGTGCCCGTGTTTCGCCAGGCGCGGCACCAGGTCACACATGCGCTCATAGAGCCCTGGATACCCGCGGAAGCCATCGTGGCGCTCGTCCGGGAAGTCGAGGCTGACGTTGAACTGGTCCACGCCGGCGTCGCAGAGCGCGAGGTACTTTTCTTCGGTCATGTGCGACCAGTTCGAGAGCAGGATGATGTACGGCAGGTTCGAGCCGCCCTTGATCGCGCGTACGACATCTACGACGTCTTCGCGCATCAGGGGCTCGCCACCCGAGACCTGCACCACGCACGGGTTAAGCACTTCCATGTAGCGGCGGTAGTCAGCCGGCTTGAGGTTCTTCGACTCGTCGCGCGGACCGCCGTGATCGCAGTGTCTGCAGAAGCAGGTGCAGGAATCCGTCACCTCGAAGGAGACAACGATGGGTCGGTTGGACGGCCAGTTACGGGAGCCTCGCGCAATGATGCGCGCTGAGTCGAGAAATGGAACTTTGCGCATAGTTGGTATGTACCTTTGGATTCTAAAAGTTAGCAGGTCGGAGCCGCACCGGTGTGTGACGCGCGTCACCAACAGCAGGTACGGACGTATCGCTGAGCGGCAGAGTAGCAGGTTTGGAATGCGATATTGCCACAGCCAACTGCAACCTGTGCCGGCGGAGAATAAATTTGTTCACTAGCACTCGCGCGAAAACAGAGAATCCGGGCGTTCGCACAACAGTGCTAGCCCGCCACGAATCAGGCCACCATCGGCGTACCTCAGCGGCTAAACAGGCTGCTGAAAGAGACGACGCCCTCAGCACTGAGCCCATGTTCACTCCGGGCGACGCGCGGCGCACCGCAGCCGTGCGCGTTCAAAGAACGTCAGCAGTGTTCCCCTTCCAGCACTGCTGTTGAGAGTACCCACTCCAAGTAGCGGCACATCCTTCCATATCAGGTGCAACGATTTGCGCACTGCGGTCGAGCCTTCCCGGTGTCGCATTGTAAGTTGCTGATTCCGCATCGCGGAACCCTGCCGCCCAAACGATCCAGAGTGGCACGAGAGCTGCTTCCTTCTACTCTGGTGCGTATGGCGGCGAGTCCTTACTCCTCTGCTCGAAACCCCCATAAGCGAATTGAAGCTGATCCCCTTCAGCAAAAAGATGAGGCGTGCAATGCGTTCTCCACTTCGAATGATTTTCGTTTGTGCTGTTATCGCTATTGTGGCAATAGCTCTTCCCGCTTCGTTACCCACAGTGCAGACCGGAGCGTGGACTCCGGTTTGGAACCTTGCAGAAGCGCGAGCAGGCGCGGCGGCAGTACTCCTGCCGAACGGAAGCGTTCTGGTTGTCGGCGGTTTGGTCGATGGCCAACCGACGAATTCTGCCGAAATCTTCAATCCAGAT
This genomic stretch from Clostridia bacterium harbors:
- a CDS encoding 4Fe-4S dicluster domain-containing protein — encoded protein: MSERAFFIDYSRCIGCEACVQACGECDTHRGVSMIHLETIRRSESVQTAPQVCMHCEDPICARVCPADAIKKTPDGVVQSSLKPRCIGCSNCVVSCPFGVPKYEAEIDQMMKCDMCYDRSSVGKKPMCATVCPSGALTFATMEEIQRTRRGIPINSWKFGKEEVKTKVFVMVPRKIERVDIDLVQITSTPSPLQDDPYDVALMLEES
- a CDS encoding Rieske 2Fe-2S domain-containing protein, which translates into the protein MEPENLEECAHCSKSTTPSNTPKWRRDFPIEWEGDHYVSRREMVKFLTLGSLLITVGNWITVAIGRVRPREVSVAGGRYVGSAAALDQMGSILFRFPTDNDPCIAVRAADGKIHAYSQVCTHLSCAVVYDKRENALVCPCHRGYFNIEEGMPMAGPPTRALPRVLVQQEGDKLFATELLV
- a CDS encoding DUF6755 family protein, with translation MNGERRQGTTLFTAILILVASVVVVQLWLLTVSMEALLAGQTRTLVPAALGSTLLLAINAGLLRYVFRFDANIERTSREE
- a CDS encoding methyltransferase — translated: MTETTPHEQILALGTAFWISRSLQVVAEMGVADALDDAPRTTEQLATSTGAHPVALGRVLRLLASHGIFEAHDGAWAHTPASRLLRDDHPQSVRHFLRLMGLPFVWRSWGELEHSLRTTEPAVLKLDPNGGFAYLAKHPEESRVFNAGMAGKAQREIPAVLSSYDFSRFNRIADIGGGKGHLLLAILQTAPSATGVLFDQPHVIAEAPKDTACIERHGGNFFRDPIPAADAYLLMDVLHDWNEADAKQILAGIRRAAQPGATVLIIETVIPETPGPHLAKALDVNMLVMTGGRERRIAEHKTLLASAGFRLKQVIPTSSPYSIVEAVAVA
- a CDS encoding radical SAM protein, with product MRKVPFLDSARIIARGSRNWPSNRPIVVSFEVTDSCTCFCRHCDHGGPRDESKNLKPADYRRYMEVLNPCVVQVSGGEPLMREDVVDVVRAIKGGSNLPYIILLSNWSHMTEEKYLALCDAGVDQFNVSLDFPDERHDGFRGYPGLYERMCDLVPRLAKHGHDNIVLNSCIHSENLPEINRLADKAKEWGVNICYSSYTSRRTGCKELSPTPEQLPILNREFDRIEQRRDSTNWIVSAKSTIDATREFFTNGAMPGCRAGHRFLVVTSDGWLQPCSMVFKKFKLEDHWKMVEEFTNTNTCDQCYVAIRSNLDKTFPQILRENVRGYLSLGGARP